The Sediminispirochaeta smaragdinae DSM 11293 genome has a segment encoding these proteins:
- a CDS encoding amidohydrolase family protein translates to MATTLIENGTILTVDDSNTVYKSGYVLVEDDHIVKVGQGDADERTRDEASKIIDASLMAVMPGMVNAHTHLFQSFLRGLADDKPLLKWLETAIWPVAKSMDSGNAGMAARLGILENIRGGATSVIDHQYIHTEPGVDDAVFAAAEDLGIRFRHAYGWADMNYHPTLQLTADYIISELERLYHGWHGKANGRLTFEPAPLIPWGCSNETMLKTWELVKAWKVGNHIHVAETREEIEMNLKDRGNRHIEWLDSLGILGPEMQLVHSVWLEDNELELVKKSGATVVHCPVSNMYLASGAARIPEMKDLGIHVALATDGPGSNNNQDMMETLKTTALLAKLSTLNAMALLPMDVIRFACRGGSHAFGQPQAIGSLEVGKKADIVLIDLDSPFAMPVHHADSAIVYNLGSASVDTVMVDGRILLEKKEFTDIDEEKVLSDARQSCSELFRRAGVAV, encoded by the coding sequence ATGGCAACGACATTAATCGAAAACGGAACCATTCTTACCGTTGATGATTCGAACACGGTCTATAAGAGTGGCTATGTTTTGGTGGAAGATGATCATATTGTGAAGGTCGGACAGGGGGATGCCGATGAAAGGACCAGGGATGAGGCTTCGAAAATCATCGACGCAAGTCTTATGGCCGTGATGCCCGGAATGGTCAATGCGCATACCCACCTTTTTCAGTCCTTTTTGCGGGGTTTGGCCGATGACAAGCCATTGCTCAAGTGGCTTGAAACGGCGATCTGGCCGGTGGCAAAATCGATGGATAGCGGGAATGCAGGGATGGCTGCCCGGCTTGGCATTCTCGAAAATATTCGTGGCGGTGCAACATCGGTTATCGACCATCAGTATATTCATACCGAACCTGGGGTTGACGATGCGGTATTTGCGGCGGCGGAAGACTTAGGGATTCGCTTCAGACATGCCTATGGATGGGCCGATATGAACTATCATCCGACCCTTCAGCTTACTGCTGATTATATTATCTCGGAATTGGAACGCTTGTATCATGGCTGGCATGGTAAGGCGAACGGTCGGCTTACCTTTGAGCCTGCTCCGCTTATTCCCTGGGGTTGCAGTAATGAAACTATGCTGAAGACGTGGGAGCTTGTAAAGGCGTGGAAGGTTGGAAACCACATTCATGTGGCAGAGACCAGGGAAGAGATCGAGATGAACCTTAAGGATCGTGGAAATCGGCATATTGAATGGCTTGATTCCCTTGGTATCCTCGGCCCCGAGATGCAACTTGTCCACAGCGTTTGGCTTGAGGACAATGAGCTTGAACTGGTGAAAAAGAGCGGGGCCACGGTGGTACATTGCCCGGTTTCCAACATGTACCTTGCCTCGGGTGCCGCACGGATACCGGAAATGAAGGATCTTGGCATCCATGTCGCCCTCGCAACAGACGGTCCTGGCAGCAACAATAATCAGGATATGATGGAAACACTGAAAACCACGGCGCTTCTGGCCAAGTTGTCTACCCTCAATGCCATGGCCTTGCTCCCCATGGATGTTATTCGTTTTGCCTGCCGTGGTGGTTCCCATGCCTTCGGCCAGCCGCAAGCTATCGGCTCTCTTGAGGTGGGGAAAAAGGCCGATATTGTTTTGATCGATTTGGACAGCCCCTTTGCCATGCCGGTCCATCATGCCGATTCGGCGATTGTCTATAACCTTGGTAGTGCAAGTGTGGATACCGTTATGGTGGACGGACGAATCTTGCTCGAGAAAAAAGAGTTTACCGATATCGATGAGGAAAAGGTTCTCTCGGATGCACGTCAGAGCTGCAGCGAACTTTTCCGCAGGGCGGGGGTTGCAGTATAG
- a CDS encoding YjdF family protein, whose amino-acid sequence MDTVVSTIFFNGQFWVALVEKRGEDGTLSVAKHTFGPEPTNNDILDFYFNSYHYLRFYACQRIVRAKKRLSGKEEKRSLKKSFDLYKEEQREVLLVRKKERKVRYRADANEQYRRRCEKRKEKRRGH is encoded by the coding sequence ATGGATACTGTTGTTTCGACGATTTTCTTTAACGGTCAATTCTGGGTCGCACTTGTTGAAAAACGCGGAGAAGATGGAACCCTCTCCGTGGCCAAGCATACTTTTGGCCCCGAACCGACGAATAACGACATCCTTGATTTTTATTTCAATAGCTATCACTATCTGCGATTTTATGCATGCCAAAGAATTGTGCGGGCAAAAAAGCGGCTTTCTGGGAAAGAAGAAAAGCGAAGTCTAAAGAAATCGTTTGACCTCTATAAAGAGGAGCAGCGGGAAGTTCTGCTTGTTCGCAAAAAGGAGAGGAAAGTGAGGTACCGGGCCGATGCGAATGAACAGTATCGTAGACGGTGTGAAAAAAGGAAAGAAAAACGGCGCGGACATTGA
- a CDS encoding GntR family transcriptional regulator encodes MITNRYSRLLLVRQALLELIQTLPPSNGTQANRLPPEGELARKLGVSVATVREALRMLEREGIVSKRHGAGNFYHSSALDLSMRIDTNLEFTELIQAGGYEVGQRGDRVVRRAPDKEERKWFGIEGEHLCYHWRYLADGHPAILTTNLIPACIITNPPETEEADGNILNFLWKYAGQKISHANVCMEPQLAEEADLAAFEASNALPIIVWYQRFFSYQDRPVGYVRVAFNPLIVKMQLLQKWL; translated from the coding sequence ATGATTACCAATCGTTACTCCCGTCTCCTTCTGGTGAGACAGGCTCTTTTGGAATTAATACAAACCCTCCCGCCTTCAAATGGTACTCAAGCCAACCGATTGCCCCCGGAAGGGGAGCTTGCCAGAAAACTGGGTGTAAGTGTGGCAACGGTGAGGGAGGCCCTGCGGATGCTCGAAAGGGAGGGTATCGTCTCCAAACGCCACGGTGCCGGTAATTTCTACCACAGTAGTGCATTGGACCTATCCATGCGTATCGATACAAATCTGGAATTTACAGAATTGATCCAGGCAGGAGGATATGAAGTCGGCCAACGCGGCGATAGGGTCGTTAGAAGGGCCCCGGACAAGGAGGAACGAAAGTGGTTTGGGATCGAAGGCGAGCATCTGTGCTATCACTGGCGCTACCTTGCCGACGGACACCCTGCTATCCTCACCACCAATCTTATCCCCGCATGTATCATCACGAATCCGCCGGAAACAGAGGAAGCAGATGGCAATATCCTTAACTTTCTTTGGAAATATGCCGGCCAAAAGATTTCTCATGCCAACGTATGCATGGAGCCGCAGCTTGCCGAAGAAGCCGACCTTGCAGCCTTCGAGGCCAGCAATGCGCTACCGATCATCGTGTGGTATCAACGTTTTTTCAGCTACCAGGATCGGCCGGTTGGTTACGTTCGAGTGGCCTTCAATCCCCTTATCGTAAAAATGCAGCTTCTCCAAAAGTGGCTCTAA
- a CDS encoding NAD(P)H-dependent oxidoreductase, with translation MGDERLKSLRNVAFSSASWNRCSEHDMIASMKVFVVYSSPAGSTARIARRIADFFRKGGTEEFSVSLYDLGALKFYNEGNKISPLLKEIDAAGENGLLFLGSPVYVGHAVPPVSNFIDLLPSDIGTVFVPFVTWGGVSSGVALQEMAESAFSHGLRVAGGISMVAPHSHMWRDDNPLGKARPNKNDMEMLDRWLFDFVRRLATSALSPESSIEALIHPDPVVRESFSRVDLASAADEMPDRTIRTEGANACTLCRSCYAVCPTSAIQFAPHPVFTDRCIYCFNCVKLCPNGSIVADLVSKERFLHKTSLLRNEPASPRFVFLT, from the coding sequence ATGGGAGACGAGCGACTGAAAAGCCTACGGAACGTTGCCTTCTCTTCTGCCAGCTGGAATCGATGCTCCGAACATGATATGATCGCCTCTATGAAGGTATTTGTTGTCTACAGCTCTCCTGCAGGCTCGACGGCGAGAATTGCCCGAAGAATTGCCGACTTTTTCAGAAAAGGAGGGACGGAAGAATTTTCTGTTTCTCTCTACGATCTTGGAGCTCTGAAATTTTACAATGAGGGCAATAAGATTTCTCCGCTTCTGAAAGAAATTGATGCAGCTGGTGAGAATGGCCTTCTGTTTCTCGGATCACCGGTATATGTAGGCCACGCTGTTCCCCCTGTTAGTAACTTTATTGATCTGTTGCCTTCCGATATCGGTACTGTTTTTGTCCCCTTTGTTACGTGGGGGGGAGTCTCTTCCGGCGTTGCCCTGCAGGAGATGGCGGAAAGTGCCTTCTCGCATGGGTTGCGGGTGGCCGGAGGAATTTCCATGGTTGCCCCCCATTCGCATATGTGGAGGGATGATAACCCTCTCGGTAAGGCTCGGCCGAATAAAAACGATATGGAGATGCTTGACCGCTGGCTATTCGATTTTGTACGTAGGCTCGCCACTTCAGCCCTTTCACCTGAAAGTTCAATAGAGGCTCTTATACACCCCGACCCTGTAGTTCGGGAAAGCTTTTCCAGGGTTGATCTTGCCTCTGCGGCGGATGAAATGCCCGACAGAACGATTCGGACCGAAGGGGCCAATGCCTGTACCCTCTGCCGAAGCTGCTATGCGGTCTGCCCCACCTCGGCGATTCAATTTGCCCCGCATCCGGTCTTTACCGATCGATGTATCTACTGCTTTAATTGCGTTAAATTGTGCCCGAACGGTTCGATAGTTGCTGATCTTGTTTCCAAAGAGCGTTTTCTTCACAAAACCTCGCTTCTCAGAAACGAACCGGCTTCTCCTCGTTTTGTGTTCCTTACCTGA
- a CDS encoding SagB/ThcOx family dehydrogenase gives MKDNSFAAGRSLLKSRWPELSTIKTAKANGLPSPPLQDPASQGEGLIRLPIMPGGMASEITLIEAMAARQSRRHFPGGELSLDELSFLLWATQGVRKVSSQFSLRSVPSGGARHPLETYLFIKAVHGLDPGLYRYLPLDHALTLLRKANDPDGEEKELDEALLKHNFGAAVTFLWAGAPERGEWSYAFEAHRLMLIDAGHVCQNLYLACEAIGCGTCAVGAYDQEKCDRFLGLDGKERFLMYAAPVGKRA, from the coding sequence GTGAAAGATAATTCCTTTGCTGCGGGCCGGTCCCTGCTGAAAAGTCGGTGGCCCGAACTTTCCACCATAAAAACCGCTAAAGCGAACGGTCTCCCTTCTCCTCCCCTTCAGGACCCGGCATCGCAGGGCGAGGGGCTGATCAGGCTTCCGATCATGCCGGGAGGTATGGCGAGCGAAATCACTCTTATCGAGGCAATGGCAGCACGCCAAAGTCGGCGTCATTTCCCCGGTGGGGAGCTTTCGCTTGATGAGCTTTCCTTCTTACTTTGGGCGACCCAGGGAGTGCGAAAGGTTTCCTCCCAGTTTAGTCTCAGAAGCGTTCCCAGCGGAGGTGCCAGGCATCCCCTTGAAACCTATCTTTTTATCAAAGCGGTTCATGGTCTTGATCCCGGATTGTATCGGTATCTTCCCCTTGATCACGCTCTCACCCTGCTCCGCAAGGCGAATGATCCTGATGGCGAGGAAAAAGAGCTTGATGAGGCGTTATTGAAGCATAATTTTGGTGCAGCCGTCACCTTTCTGTGGGCCGGAGCCCCGGAGCGTGGAGAATGGAGCTATGCCTTTGAAGCCCACAGATTGATGCTGATCGATGCCGGTCATGTGTGCCAGAATCTCTACCTCGCCTGCGAGGCCATTGGCTGCGGAACCTGTGCCGTGGGCGCCTATGACCAGGAAAAGTGCGACCGCTTTCTCGGCCTTGATGGAAAAGAGCGCTTTCTTATGTATGCCGCTCCCGTGGGGAAACGTGCTTAA
- a CDS encoding putative DNA modification/repair radical SAM protein, with protein sequence MNTEAKIKILADAAKYDVSCASSGSTRLGPKGGMGSTLSAGICHSWSSDGRCISLLKVLFSNACRYDCSYCVNRASAGGRRVSFTVDELTNIAMAFYRRNYIEGLFLSSGIFAEPDVVMEQLLRVAITLRSEHRFGGYIHMKAIPGASQELVAAAGRWVDRMSVNIELPSERSLNRLAPQKKRRDILGPMGWMRTEIDHYREGMEEFRHSSFLKTKPASFVPAGQSTQLIVGASPEADGTILSLADGLYKSYGMKRVYYSAFVPTVSRAEGPGLDLGTPNRLKAREHRLYQADWLMRFYGFAFDELVGDRSASLDPELDPKSHWAIVHRDHFPVDLERADYEVLLRVPGIGVRSAHRLVVARREGPLNFELVARLGVVLSRAKYFVTCGGRSLVSADYSEKVLRMRLGEGPDAFGQLSLFDAISGEL encoded by the coding sequence ATGAATACCGAAGCGAAGATCAAGATACTTGCCGATGCGGCCAAGTATGATGTTTCTTGTGCCTCCAGCGGAAGTACACGTTTAGGTCCCAAGGGTGGTATGGGGTCAACCCTATCTGCGGGAATCTGTCATTCCTGGAGTTCGGACGGCAGATGTATAAGTTTGCTGAAGGTCCTCTTTTCAAATGCCTGCCGTTACGACTGTTCCTACTGCGTGAATAGGGCTTCCGCCGGTGGTAGACGGGTTTCCTTTACCGTAGATGAGCTTACGAACATTGCAATGGCCTTTTATCGAAGAAATTATATTGAAGGGCTTTTCCTTTCTTCCGGGATTTTTGCCGAACCCGATGTGGTGATGGAGCAGCTTTTACGGGTTGCCATAACATTGCGGAGCGAACACCGTTTCGGCGGATATATCCATATGAAGGCCATCCCCGGTGCTTCCCAAGAGCTTGTTGCCGCCGCCGGTCGTTGGGTCGACCGTATGAGCGTCAATATCGAACTTCCAAGCGAACGGTCTCTCAATCGTCTGGCACCCCAGAAAAAACGTCGGGATATCCTTGGCCCCATGGGGTGGATGCGTACCGAAATCGACCACTACCGTGAAGGTATGGAAGAGTTTCGCCATTCCTCGTTTTTGAAAACAAAACCTGCCTCCTTCGTTCCCGCCGGACAGAGTACACAGCTCATTGTGGGGGCTAGCCCCGAGGCCGACGGCACCATTCTTTCCCTCGCCGACGGCCTCTATAAAAGCTACGGTATGAAACGGGTCTACTATTCGGCCTTTGTTCCAACAGTTTCCCGGGCCGAGGGGCCAGGCCTTGATCTGGGGACCCCGAATCGTCTCAAGGCTCGGGAACATCGCCTCTATCAGGCTGATTGGCTCATGCGCTTTTACGGTTTTGCCTTCGATGAGCTTGTGGGGGACCGTTCTGCATCTCTTGATCCCGAACTTGATCCGAAAAGTCATTGGGCGATTGTACACCGCGACCATTTTCCGGTGGATCTCGAGCGTGCCGATTACGAAGTGCTTCTACGGGTTCCCGGAATCGGAGTGCGGTCTGCACATCGTCTTGTGGTTGCAAGGCGCGAGGGCCCCCTGAATTTTGAGCTGGTGGCGCGTTTGGGTGTGGTCCTTTCCCGTGCCAAGTACTTTGTCACCTGCGGTGGTCGGTCCCTTGTTTCCGCAGACTATTCCGAAAAGGTACTTAGGATGAGATTGGGGGAAGGCCCCGATGCTTTCGGTCAGCTTTCTCTTTTTGATGCTATCAGCGGAGAGTTGTGA
- a CDS encoding DUF4130 domain-containing protein: MPRLSYDGSWKGFLTLLAKSEIMEPEDCKDLAIHRQGRNGDLFSEAGDFVATLERDARRIHDCLGKKLGARAAWVMSRAQAAEREDVDRLLLLLWRFPDRLDRDERLGLREWAERVATECHRYQGILRFFPLDVGIMYAPLRPRFAVLPFLATWAAERFPQTPLLFHDRGRDLFRWTVPASKVGPGIKGRASGEGAFDKARRVFELLPSKQELEAVPARGDCVQECWSGYVHATAIKERRNSNLQRSFLPKVYREYLPELRFDS, translated from the coding sequence ATGCCGCGATTGTCGTACGATGGTAGCTGGAAGGGCTTTCTCACGCTTCTTGCCAAAAGTGAGATAATGGAGCCTGAAGATTGTAAAGATTTAGCGATACATAGACAGGGCAGGAACGGGGATTTGTTTTCCGAGGCGGGGGATTTTGTTGCCACACTGGAAAGGGATGCGAGACGGATTCATGATTGCCTCGGGAAAAAACTCGGTGCACGGGCTGCCTGGGTCATGAGTCGGGCTCAGGCAGCCGAGCGGGAAGATGTGGATCGGCTTTTATTGCTGCTTTGGCGCTTCCCCGATCGCTTGGACCGTGATGAGCGCCTGGGGCTCCGAGAATGGGCCGAACGGGTTGCTACCGAGTGCCATCGGTATCAGGGAATCCTGCGTTTTTTCCCTCTTGATGTCGGAATCATGTATGCGCCTCTTCGCCCCCGCTTTGCCGTTCTGCCCTTTCTTGCCACCTGGGCGGCCGAGCGATTTCCTCAAACACCTCTGCTTTTTCATGACAGGGGGCGCGATCTTTTTCGCTGGACGGTTCCCGCTTCAAAGGTGGGCCCCGGAATCAAGGGAAGGGCTTCGGGTGAGGGGGCTTTTGATAAGGCCCGTCGGGTATTCGAGTTACTGCCTTCAAAACAGGAGCTTGAGGCCGTTCCCGCTAGAGGGGATTGTGTGCAGGAGTGTTGGAGCGGCTATGTACATGCTACGGCAATTAAGGAACGCCGCAACAGCAACCTGCAACGCTCCTTTTTGCCGAAGGTCTATCGTGAGTATCTTCCCGAATTACGGTTTGACTCATAG
- a CDS encoding L-serine ammonia-lyase, translated as MKSLRELYRIGIGPSSSHTMAPHRAAENFLGRYPSAPRYRVTLFGSLAATGKGHLTDRAILDVLGDDTTTLIWKPNELLPRHPNALRFEAIDTDGALIAEEIVYSIGGGALLYEDEQVQANEQRTDPYPYLTMRSILPWAEREGRQLWEYVYEHEDTDFDQFLSDVWTTMKETIARGIENEGRLPGSLNLARKASSYFMKSRHAYGMIRQISKLFAYALAVSEENASGGIVVTAPTCGSCGVLPAVLKVLQEDFEFTDKRIRRALATAGLIGNLVKHNGSISGAEVGCQGEVGTACAMAAAAAAQLLGGTPSQVEYAAEMGLEHHLGLTCDPVGGLVQVPCIERNAVAATRAVDAGTFATLSDGKHMISFDEVVDTMAQTGKDLSSRYRETSSGGLSIFYNRDELEALAKHGTPQHDQQEIPPGV; from the coding sequence ATGAAATCATTGCGGGAGCTCTACAGGATCGGTATCGGTCCGTCGAGCAGCCATACTATGGCGCCCCATCGTGCGGCCGAGAACTTTTTAGGCCGTTATCCGAGTGCTCCCCGTTACAGGGTCACGCTTTTCGGTAGTCTTGCGGCAACCGGCAAGGGGCACCTGACCGACCGAGCGATCCTCGATGTTCTAGGCGACGATACAACAACATTAATTTGGAAACCGAACGAGCTGCTGCCCCGTCATCCGAACGCGCTTAGATTTGAGGCCATTGATACCGATGGAGCGCTTATAGCAGAGGAAATAGTCTACAGCATCGGGGGAGGGGCTCTCCTGTACGAAGACGAGCAGGTTCAGGCAAACGAGCAAAGGACCGATCCCTACCCATACCTCACCATGCGTTCAATTCTCCCCTGGGCGGAACGTGAGGGACGACAGCTGTGGGAATATGTCTATGAGCATGAAGATACCGACTTTGATCAATTCTTGAGCGATGTGTGGACCACGATGAAAGAGACCATCGCCCGGGGTATTGAAAACGAGGGACGACTTCCCGGTTCTCTGAATCTTGCGAGAAAGGCTTCAAGCTATTTCATGAAAAGCAGGCATGCCTACGGTATGATCAGGCAGATTAGTAAACTCTTTGCCTATGCCCTGGCGGTTTCCGAAGAAAACGCATCAGGAGGCATTGTTGTCACCGCTCCCACCTGCGGATCCTGCGGTGTCCTCCCTGCGGTGCTGAAGGTACTTCAGGAAGATTTTGAGTTTACCGATAAGCGGATCAGAAGGGCCCTTGCGACAGCAGGCCTGATCGGCAACCTTGTCAAGCACAATGGTTCCATCAGTGGAGCCGAGGTCGGCTGCCAAGGGGAAGTGGGTACGGCCTGTGCCATGGCTGCTGCAGCGGCGGCTCAGTTGCTGGGCGGCACCCCCAGTCAGGTTGAGTACGCAGCCGAAATGGGACTTGAGCACCATCTCGGCCTTACCTGTGATCCGGTGGGAGGCTTGGTTCAGGTTCCTTGCATCGAGAGAAATGCGGTAGCCGCAACCAGGGCGGTCGATGCCGGGACCTTTGCAACTCTTTCTGACGGAAAGCATATGATCAGTTTCGACGAGGTAGTCGACACCATGGCTCAGACCGGGAAAGACCTATCCAGCCGTTATCGGGAAACCTCCTCCGGCGGACTTTCCATCTTTTACAATCGGGACGAACTGGAAGCTCTTGCAAAACACGGTACTCCTCAGCATGACCAGCAAGAGATCCCGCCGGGTGTATAG